A single Halarcobacter anaerophilus DNA region contains:
- the torA gene encoding trimethylamine-N-oxide reductase TorA, which produces MKNIDQKRRSFIRVAALFTAVPFVDAITKRGELLASVITKFSTKLVLNGEILTAAHWGMLKLTIKEGKVIKSEPYQKTSDIENSLQYYTEDLVYAEDRIRYPMVRKSYLNNPDNPKPQLRGNDEWVRVSYKEAIKLIAKELKKTRKEKGAKGVFAGSYGWKSSGNVHNSRVLLHRFMTATGGFTGTVGDYSTGASQVIMPHVLGTLEVYEQQTSWPVVLEHSKVVVIWGANPIATLKLAWTSSDENGFKYFEELKKSGKKIICIDPFKTETCEYLNAQWIAPNPNTDVAMMMGMVHTLLEAKKYDPDFLDEYTEGFDKFKEYLYGKEDGIVKDAVWAAKICGVDKKTIEELANLFYDNRTMLMSGWGMQRAHHGEQPHWMLVTLASVLGQIGLPGGGFGLSYHYSNGGVPTAKSAIIGGITANVSTSKEQGGAAWLKNAAKYSFPVARIADALLNPGKTIDFNGKKITYPEIDFIYWVGGNPFVHHQDTNTLIKAWKVPRTVVVNEAFWTPTARMADIVMPVTTSYERNDITVTGDYSNLNIVPMKQAVKKQYEARDDYQIFSDLSKEFGVFEKYTQNKTEMQWIEEFYNRAYTQAEKMNMPIPPFKTFWMKNQPITFEAPYENTQFVRYADFREDPILNPLGTPSGKIEIYSKTIEKMNYKDCKAHPTWFEPVEWVGMENKTAEFALISPHPSHRLHSQLNNTSLRKKYAVSNREPIWINTQDAKRKGIKSGDIVRVFNDRGQILTGAIVTDYLKDGVVRVQEGAWYDPETKAEAGTLCKNGSANLLTKDIPTSELAMGNSSNTALVNIEKYTKEAPSLTIFKQPK; this is translated from the coding sequence ATGAAAAATATAGATCAAAAAAGAAGAAGTTTTATTAGAGTTGCTGCACTTTTTACAGCTGTTCCTTTTGTTGATGCCATCACAAAAAGAGGAGAATTGCTTGCAAGTGTGATTACAAAGTTTTCTACAAAATTAGTTCTTAACGGAGAAATTTTAACTGCTGCTCACTGGGGTATGTTAAAACTGACTATTAAAGAGGGGAAAGTAATAAAATCCGAACCTTATCAAAAAACTTCGGATATTGAAAATTCTTTACAATATTATACAGAGGATTTAGTATATGCCGAGGATAGAATTAGATATCCGATGGTTAGAAAATCTTATTTAAACAATCCTGATAATCCAAAACCGCAACTAAGAGGTAATGACGAATGGGTTCGGGTTTCATATAAAGAAGCTATTAAATTAATAGCAAAAGAGCTTAAAAAAACAAGAAAAGAGAAAGGTGCAAAAGGAGTTTTTGCAGGAAGTTACGGATGGAAAAGCAGTGGAAATGTTCACAACAGTAGAGTGTTATTGCATAGATTTATGACTGCAACAGGTGGATTTACGGGAACAGTAGGTGATTATTCAACCGGTGCTTCACAAGTAATAATGCCTCATGTTTTAGGAACACTTGAAGTTTATGAACAACAAACATCATGGCCTGTCGTATTAGAACATTCAAAAGTAGTTGTAATTTGGGGAGCAAATCCTATTGCGACTTTGAAACTTGCTTGGACTTCAAGTGATGAAAACGGATTCAAATATTTTGAAGAGTTAAAAAAATCAGGCAAAAAAATTATTTGTATAGATCCTTTTAAAACAGAAACCTGCGAATATTTAAATGCTCAATGGATTGCTCCAAATCCTAATACAGATGTCGCAATGATGATGGGGATGGTACATACTTTATTAGAAGCAAAAAAATATGATCCTGATTTTTTAGATGAATATACAGAAGGGTTTGATAAATTTAAAGAATATCTATACGGAAAAGAGGATGGTATTGTAAAAGATGCAGTTTGGGCGGCAAAAATCTGCGGAGTTGATAAAAAAACAATTGAAGAGTTGGCAAATCTATTTTATGATAATAGAACGATGCTAATGTCAGGCTGGGGAATGCAAAGAGCCCATCATGGAGAACAACCTCACTGGATGCTTGTAACTCTTGCTTCTGTTTTAGGACAAATCGGCTTGCCAGGGGGTGGTTTTGGACTCTCTTATCATTATTCAAACGGAGGAGTTCCTACAGCAAAAAGTGCAATTATAGGTGGAATAACAGCCAATGTATCTACTTCAAAAGAGCAAGGAGGTGCAGCTTGGTTAAAAAATGCTGCCAAATATTCATTTCCTGTTGCCAGAATTGCAGATGCACTTCTAAATCCTGGTAAAACAATTGATTTTAACGGTAAAAAAATCACTTATCCCGAAATTGATTTTATCTATTGGGTGGGTGGAAATCCCTTTGTGCATCATCAAGATACAAATACTTTAATTAAAGCATGGAAAGTTCCTAGAACGGTCGTTGTAAATGAAGCTTTTTGGACACCGACAGCCAGAATGGCAGATATTGTAATGCCTGTAACAACAAGTTATGAAAGAAATGATATTACCGTAACGGGAGATTATTCAAATTTAAATATTGTTCCTATGAAACAAGCAGTTAAAAAACAGTATGAAGCAAGAGATGATTATCAAATTTTCAGTGATCTTTCAAAAGAGTTTGGGGTGTTTGAAAAATATACTCAAAATAAAACTGAAATGCAATGGATAGAAGAGTTTTATAATAGAGCATATACTCAAGCTGAAAAAATGAATATGCCTATACCGCCATTCAAAACTTTTTGGATGAAAAATCAGCCGATTACTTTTGAAGCACCGTATGAAAATACTCAATTTGTCAGATATGCGGATTTTAGGGAAGATCCAATTTTAAATCCCCTTGGAACTCCGTCGGGAAAAATAGAGATTTATTCAAAAACAATTGAAAAAATGAATTATAAAGATTGTAAAGCCCATCCAACATGGTTTGAACCTGTAGAGTGGGTCGGTATGGAAAATAAAACAGCAGAATTTGCTCTAATTTCTCCACATCCAAGCCATAGATTACACTCTCAATTAAATAATACAAGTCTAAGAAAAAAATATGCAGTATCAAATAGAGAACCGATTTGGATTAATACACAAGATGCAAAAAGAAAAGGTATTAAATCAGGCGATATTGTAAGAGTATTTAATGATAGAGGACAAATATTAACAGGAGCAATTGTAACTGATTATTTAAAAGACGGAGTTGTAAGAGTACAAGAAGGAGCTTGGTATGATCCTGAAACAAAAGCAGAAGCAGGAACTCTTTGTAAAAACGGTTCAGCAAATCTTCTGACAAAAGATATTCCTACCTCAGAATTGGCAATGGGAAATAGTTCAAATACAGCCTTAGTAAATATTGAAAAATATACTAAAGAGGCACCTTCTTTGACAATCTTTAAACAACCGAAATAA
- a CDS encoding cytochrome C gives MKKSIIFGVSLLSISLYGSEIMYSSSVKNLFETSDSTTRKGRLLPTSEVKILEKKGNRVKIEMEGYMKSGVSTAIYFVKGKRILVAGLSKSGNFDIKKISSSKDENAVEWEKVVLTAYTKNSNLTKDLDSLYSKAQELFKNNCSICHPAHPVNEFTANQWPSMFKAMVNRTAIQKQDRYLVTQYLQKHAKDMKGE, from the coding sequence ATGAAAAAGAGCATAATCTTTGGGGTTTCATTATTAAGTATATCTTTGTACGGGAGTGAAATTATGTACAGCAGCTCCGTCAAAAACTTATTTGAAACTTCAGATAGCACTACAAGAAAAGGAAGACTTCTTCCTACTTCAGAAGTAAAAATCTTAGAAAAAAAAGGCAATAGAGTAAAAATTGAAATGGAAGGTTATATGAAATCGGGAGTTTCAACTGCTATCTATTTTGTCAAAGGAAAAAGAATCCTAGTTGCAGGTTTAAGTAAAAGTGGAAACTTTGATATTAAAAAAATATCAAGCAGCAAAGATGAAAATGCAGTAGAGTGGGAAAAAGTTGTTTTAACAGCTTATACGAAAAATAGTAATCTGACAAAAGATTTGGATTCTTTATATTCAAAAGCACAAGAACTTTTTAAAAATAACTGTTCAATCTGCCATCCTGCACATCCTGTCAATGAATTTACCGCTAATCAATGGCCAAGTATGTTTAAAGCCATGGTAAATAGAACTGCAATCCAAAAACAAGACAGATATTTAGTTACTCAATATTTACAAAAACATGCAAAAGATATGAAAGGTGAATAA
- the sstT gene encoding serine/threonine transporter SstT produces MNLKNVILKFARANLVLQIFIGIVLGVAVSLISKEMAISLSILGTLFVKALKAIAPILVFVLVASAIASKEVGVETKIKPIILLYLIGTFLSAMLAVVISFMFPTFLVFLQTSSETLNPPSSIIEVLKSVLFNVVDNPINALLTGNFIGVLAWAIAIGFAMHSTSAETKKVFFDISAGVTKIVEFIIRLAPFGIFGLVAGTFAKTGFATLMTYSKLIVVLVGTMLVIAFILNPLIVFIKTKKNPYSLVFTCIKESGITAFFTRSSAANIPVNLNLCKKLGLHEDTYSISIPLGATTNMAGAAVTITVLTLATVNTLGINVDLGTAFLLCIVSSLAACGTSGVAGGSILLIPLACSLFGISNEIAMQVVATGFIIGVIQDSMETALNSSTDVVFTAACHDMN; encoded by the coding sequence ATGAATTTAAAAAATGTTATTTTAAAATTTGCCCGCGCAAATTTAGTTTTACAAATTTTTATAGGTATTGTTTTAGGAGTTGCTGTTTCTTTGATCTCAAAAGAGATGGCAATTTCTTTATCGATATTGGGTACATTATTTGTAAAAGCTTTAAAAGCAATAGCTCCTATTTTGGTATTTGTATTGGTAGCTTCAGCAATAGCTAGTAAAGAGGTTGGTGTTGAAACTAAGATTAAACCTATTATTCTTTTATATTTGATAGGAACTTTTTTATCGGCTATGTTAGCTGTAGTTATAAGTTTTATGTTTCCTACTTTTTTAGTTTTTTTACAAACTAGCAGTGAAACTTTAAATCCTCCAAGTAGTATAATTGAAGTTTTAAAAAGTGTTTTGTTTAATGTTGTAGATAATCCTATTAACGCTCTTTTAACGGGGAATTTTATAGGTGTTTTAGCTTGGGCTATTGCAATTGGTTTTGCTATGCACAGTACTTCTGCCGAGACCAAAAAAGTCTTTTTTGATATTTCTGCCGGAGTTACTAAAATTGTTGAATTTATTATAAGGCTTGCTCCTTTTGGAATATTCGGGTTAGTTGCGGGAACTTTTGCAAAAACCGGTTTTGCAACTCTTATGACGTACTCTAAGTTAATTGTTGTATTAGTAGGAACTATGCTTGTAATAGCTTTTATTTTAAATCCTTTAATAGTCTTTATAAAAACAAAAAAGAACCCTTATTCTTTGGTTTTTACTTGTATTAAAGAGAGCGGAATAACTGCTTTTTTTACTAGAAGCAGTGCGGCAAATATTCCTGTTAATTTAAATTTATGTAAAAAACTAGGTTTGCATGAAGATACTTATTCTATATCAATTCCTCTTGGAGCAACAACAAATATGGCAGGAGCAGCAGTTACTATTACTGTATTAACTCTGGCTACTGTTAATACTTTAGGCATAAATGTTGATTTGGGAACGGCATTTTTATTATGTATTGTTTCTAGTTTGGCAGCCTGCGGTACTTCAGGTGTTGCAGGAGGATCAATACTGTTAATTCCTTTAGCGTGTTCTTTATTCGGTATTTCAAATGAGATTGCAATGCAAGTAGTTGCTACGGGGTTTATTATAGGCGTAATTCAAGATTCAATGGAAACAGCATTAAACTCTTCAACCGATGTTGTTTTTACTGCTGCTTGTCATGATATGAACTAA
- a CDS encoding L-lactate MFS transporter, translated as MIEKNRWLMALAAVGVHICIGSVYAWSVYVKPIQEKLSWSLTDVTISFSIAIFFLGLSAALMGKFVEKNGPRVSAIIAASLFGLGTIGSGLAILMESKMLLYFFYGVLGGCGLGIGYISPVSTLVKWFPDKRGMATGLAIMGFGFASAIWGPTIKILIESVGISNTFFILGASYFVIMFLSALYLQKPQEGYMPEKFKKKVKEGKKKIKKDLQNLTLKEAVKTPRFYGLWIMLFINITCGIAIIGVASPLLQEVMGVSAIAAAAAVGLMGIFNGAGRLVWASISDIITRPAVYVIFFITQIVAFYMLPSISEIVVFQVVLYFIMTCYGGGFAAIPAYIGDIFGTKELGAIHGYILTAWAAAGLVGPLIISIVKDITGSYAQTLYVFAGFFIIALIVSLLMVFNIKKIKKQTV; from the coding sequence ATGATTGAAAAAAATCGTTGGCTTATGGCACTTGCTGCTGTCGGTGTACATATTTGTATCGGTTCGGTTTATGCTTGGAGTGTATATGTTAAACCTATTCAGGAAAAGCTTTCTTGGAGTTTAACGGATGTCACAATCTCTTTTAGTATTGCAATTTTCTTTTTAGGTCTTTCGGCTGCTTTAATGGGAAAATTCGTTGAAAAAAACGGACCTAGAGTCTCTGCTATTATTGCTGCTTCTTTATTTGGTTTAGGAACAATAGGTTCCGGTCTTGCAATTTTAATGGAATCAAAAATGCTTCTATACTTCTTTTACGGGGTTTTAGGCGGTTGCGGTTTGGGAATAGGGTATATTTCACCTGTTTCTACTTTGGTAAAATGGTTCCCCGATAAAAGAGGAATGGCAACAGGTCTTGCAATTATGGGATTTGGTTTTGCTTCTGCTATTTGGGGACCTACAATTAAAATATTAATTGAAAGTGTCGGTATTTCAAATACTTTTTTTATTTTGGGTGCTAGTTATTTTGTGATTATGTTTTTATCTGCTTTATATCTTCAAAAACCGCAAGAAGGATATATGCCGGAAAAATTTAAGAAAAAAGTAAAAGAGGGTAAAAAGAAGATAAAAAAAGATTTACAGAATCTAACTTTGAAAGAGGCTGTAAAAACACCGAGATTTTACGGTCTTTGGATAATGCTTTTTATAAATATTACTTGTGGAATTGCAATTATCGGTGTGGCATCACCGCTTCTACAAGAGGTTATGGGAGTTTCTGCAATTGCAGCTGCGGCAGCTGTGGGATTAATGGGAATATTTAACGGTGCAGGAAGACTTGTCTGGGCTTCAATTTCCGATATTATTACCAGACCTGCTGTTTATGTTATCTTTTTTATAACTCAAATTGTAGCGTTTTATATGTTGCCGTCAATTAGTGAAATAGTAGTTTTTCAAGTGGTTTTATATTTTATAATGACTTGTTACGGAGGAGGTTTTGCCGCAATTCCTGCTTATATAGGAGATATCTTCGGAACAAAAGAGCTCGGAGCAATTCATGGATATATTTTAACTGCATGGGCGGCAGCGGGGCTTGTAGGACCGCTTATTATCTCAATCGTTAAAGATATAACGGGAAGTTATGCACAGACTTTATATGTTTTTGCAGGCTTTTTTATAATTGCTTTGATAGTCTCTCTTTTAATGGTATTTAATATTAAAAAAATAAAAAAACAGACAGTATAA
- a CDS encoding L,D-transpeptidase family protein, whose protein sequence is MRILYISLFLLLFNQSLSTLNAENIDNLIFKEKKRTDLEPKNHIQFLKNLLKKNQNFEINNHLIALYYKKHGFKTFFVEKKSIKPLAFNLLNKIENDEVLKPNIKNFFNLDNIHTQIKKVQNNPSLENLINFDFLFVSIYHKYMTLLSKGSIDWEIFKEELEKLKENSNINTNWEKYDARKNIRKLLYKAVKKDDIYSAINEVNYSFPKAKELEKKIKEYEKIAKSGGYIKIPREKRVLKKGQYSSEIQLLRKRLLQSNYIKADNCIKEEEFIFSDETPVKVKIDKNTASININDNLQKNCDKYYDEELYEAIKEFQKDNGLTQDGVIGKKTIKALNIPIEEKIKKMRLNLERMRWMPRNLGEKYIVVNIPAFNMKMYEEDKKILQMRVIVGEKKHPTPIFSHRMSEIILNPYWRIPQSIVKKEVIPNLVKNPNYLKDEDINVHENWDYESIQYDTTGIDWSIFLNNDLIGDDKEAPMRFIQIPGNKNPLGRIKFLFPNKYSVYLHDTPAKYLFSQKNRAFSHGCIRLSKPHELLKAISKEENKIDFENSEKILEGKNRTDIDLERKIPVHIVYLTAWVNDENRVQFRDDIYDYDKIQEKILFDRN, encoded by the coding sequence ATGAGAATACTCTATATCAGCCTTTTTTTATTACTTTTTAACCAAAGTTTATCTACTTTAAATGCTGAAAACATCGATAATCTTATATTTAAAGAGAAAAAGAGGACAGATCTTGAGCCAAAAAATCATATACAATTTCTAAAAAATCTTTTAAAAAAAAATCAAAATTTTGAAATTAATAATCATCTAATAGCGCTATATTATAAAAAACATGGATTTAAAACTTTTTTTGTTGAAAAAAAGAGTATAAAACCTCTGGCATTTAACCTTTTAAATAAAATAGAAAACGATGAAGTTTTAAAACCCAATATAAAAAACTTTTTTAATTTAGATAATATTCACACTCAAATAAAAAAAGTTCAAAATAACCCAAGCTTAGAAAACCTTATTAACTTTGATTTTCTATTCGTTTCAATTTATCATAAATATATGACTCTTTTGTCAAAAGGCAGTATTGATTGGGAAATATTTAAAGAAGAATTGGAAAAATTAAAAGAAAACAGTAATATTAATACAAATTGGGAAAAATACGATGCCAGAAAAAATATAAGAAAATTATTATATAAAGCTGTCAAAAAAGATGATATATACTCTGCTATAAATGAAGTTAATTACAGTTTTCCAAAAGCCAAAGAGTTAGAAAAAAAGATAAAAGAGTATGAAAAGATTGCTAAAAGCGGGGGATATATCAAAATTCCTAGAGAAAAAAGGGTTTTAAAAAAAGGTCAATACTCTTCTGAAATTCAACTTCTAAGAAAAAGATTATTACAAAGTAATTATATAAAAGCCGATAACTGCATAAAAGAAGAAGAGTTTATTTTCTCAGATGAAACACCTGTTAAAGTAAAAATAGATAAAAATACTGCCTCAATAAATATCAACGACAATTTACAAAAGAATTGTGATAAATATTATGATGAAGAGCTTTATGAAGCTATTAAAGAGTTTCAAAAAGATAATGGCTTAACACAAGACGGCGTTATCGGCAAGAAAACGATAAAAGCTTTGAATATACCTATTGAAGAAAAAATAAAAAAGATGCGTCTAAATCTTGAGAGAATGAGATGGATGCCTAGAAATCTCGGGGAAAAATATATAGTCGTAAATATCCCTGCTTTTAATATGAAAATGTACGAAGAAGATAAAAAAATACTTCAAATGAGAGTAATAGTAGGAGAAAAAAAACACCCTACACCTATTTTCAGTCATAGAATGTCTGAAATCATATTAAATCCATATTGGCGAATTCCCCAAAGCATAGTAAAAAAAGAGGTTATACCCAATTTGGTGAAAAATCCAAACTATCTAAAAGATGAAGATATAAATGTACATGAGAACTGGGATTATGAATCTATTCAATATGATACCACAGGCATTGATTGGAGTATCTTTTTAAACAATGATTTAATAGGAGATGACAAAGAGGCTCCTATGAGATTTATTCAAATACCCGGAAATAAAAATCCTTTGGGAAGAATCAAATTTTTATTTCCCAACAAATACTCCGTATATCTGCACGATACTCCCGCAAAATATCTGTTCAGCCAAAAAAACAGAGCCTTTTCACACGGTTGTATAAGATTATCAAAACCACATGAACTATTAAAAGCTATTTCAAAAGAAGAGAATAAAATAGATTTTGAAAATTCGGAAAAGATATTAGAAGGTAAAAATAGAACAGATATTGATTTAGAGAGAAAAATTCCGGTACATATCGTATATCTTACAGCCTGGGTCAATGATGAAAACAGAGTACAATTTAGAGATGATATTTATGATTATGATAAAATCCAAGAAAAGATATTATTTGACAGAAATTAA
- a CDS encoding aspartate kinase has product MNIKVCKFGGSSVKDSFQIEKVLNIVKEDKKRRVIVVSAPGRDERYNEKITDHLLNLATQGNHFYEQKISITAKQSSNVIIEKFEKLCDNLNIEKKTLLEDLKKDLNNKTLKEDKRDAFFLSRGEHYNAKIISAFFKKSNLNAQLKLPEDFKFILSENYCDGKIKKETYKNIEKNFTFENDEIYVVPGFYGVTNSDEIAVMSRGGSDLTGGEIAYALDADMYENWTDTNGVYEVDPRIIDDANVIPRLTFKEIRLLSSKGFNVFHFNAMLNCKKSKIPINIRNTNNPSHKGTMILDERVPMEDLVGIAKLDNMASIHIQKNMLGDEIGFTAELLKIFGEYNVNTYHYPTDKDDIAILVDQEDLKGKINNLRRQIEKRLQTNQITVTYHLSIITLVGIGLKENAFALVDAINALKNNNISFEMLDMSPSKVSFHIGVTQNIADAALRTLYEKLIKS; this is encoded by the coding sequence AGTAAAAGAAGATAAAAAAAGAAGAGTAATTGTAGTCTCAGCTCCCGGAAGGGACGAAAGATACAATGAAAAAATTACGGATCATCTTCTAAATTTAGCTACGCAAGGAAATCATTTTTATGAACAAAAAATTTCAATAACAGCAAAACAAAGTTCAAATGTAATAATAGAAAAATTTGAAAAACTCTGCGACAATCTTAATATTGAGAAAAAAACTCTACTTGAAGATTTGAAAAAAGATTTAAATAATAAAACTCTAAAAGAAGATAAAAGAGATGCTTTTTTCTTATCCAGAGGTGAACACTATAATGCAAAAATAATATCGGCATTTTTTAAAAAAAGTAATTTAAATGCACAATTAAAACTTCCAGAAGATTTTAAATTCATTCTCTCCGAAAATTATTGTGACGGAAAAATAAAAAAAGAGACTTATAAAAATATAGAAAAAAATTTTACTTTTGAGAATGATGAAATATATGTAGTTCCGGGATTCTACGGAGTTACCAATAGCGATGAAATTGCAGTTATGAGTAGAGGCGGTTCAGATTTAACAGGAGGAGAAATAGCTTATGCTTTGGATGCCGATATGTACGAAAACTGGACAGATACAAACGGAGTTTATGAAGTTGACCCAAGAATAATAGATGATGCAAACGTGATTCCAAGATTAACATTCAAAGAGATAAGACTTCTTAGTTCAAAAGGTTTTAACGTCTTTCATTTTAATGCAATGTTAAACTGTAAAAAAAGCAAAATACCTATTAATATAAGAAATACAAATAACCCAAGCCATAAAGGAACAATGATTTTAGATGAAAGAGTTCCTATGGAAGATTTAGTAGGTATTGCAAAACTTGACAATATGGCTTCAATTCATATACAAAAAAATATGTTAGGTGATGAAATAGGATTTACAGCCGAACTTTTAAAAATATTCGGAGAATACAATGTAAATACCTATCATTATCCCACAGATAAAGATGATATTGCAATTTTAGTCGATCAAGAAGATTTAAAAGGAAAAATAAATAATTTAAGAAGACAAATAGAAAAAAGATTACAAACCAACCAAATAACGGTAACTTATCATCTTTCAATAATCACTTTAGTAGGAATAGGACTAAAAGAGAATGCTTTTGCTCTTGTTGATGCAATAAATGCTCTAAAAAACAACAATATAAGTTTTGAGATGCTGGATATGAGCCCCTCAAAAGTATCTTTTCATATAGGAGTTACACAAAATATAGCAGATGCTGCACTTAGAACACTATATGAAAAGTTAATAAAGAGTTAG
- a CDS encoding class I SAM-dependent methyltransferase yields the protein MNLDDLKLVIESNLKNKDIEYRRVFHGRGNFYDDFSYLTVDSIDKIFFAQFYEKNDFQEDIEKLLEEIAIRYDFKSFVVQERFLKNAPCKIIYGTLKEEEFAFENGLKYLINFSNKNIGIFPDMKRGREFIKSIAKNKNILNLFSYTCAFSVCAVSSDAKKVINVDMAKNALNIGRINHRINDLDTKKVKFFPYNILKSWSRIRKEAPYDIIIIDPPSFQKGSFAATKDYEKIIKRLDELASDNCVVLSCLNAPELDTNFIKELFAKNAPKFAFVKRLSNLDEFPSNNDEKSLKNLVFKRIKK from the coding sequence GTGAATTTAGATGATTTAAAATTGGTTATTGAGAGTAATCTAAAAAACAAAGATATTGAGTATAGAAGAGTTTTTCACGGTAGAGGGAATTTTTATGATGATTTTTCCTATTTAACAGTTGATAGTATTGATAAAATCTTTTTTGCACAATTTTATGAAAAAAATGATTTTCAAGAGGATATTGAAAAACTTTTAGAAGAGATTGCTATAAGATATGATTTTAAGAGTTTTGTCGTACAAGAAAGATTTTTAAAAAATGCTCCTTGTAAAATTATTTACGGAACTTTAAAAGAAGAAGAGTTTGCTTTTGAAAACGGTTTAAAATATTTAATAAATTTTTCAAATAAAAATATAGGAATTTTTCCTGATATGAAAAGGGGAAGAGAGTTTATAAAATCAATTGCAAAAAACAAAAATATTTTAAATCTTTTCTCTTATACTTGTGCTTTTTCCGTTTGTGCCGTTAGTTCAGATGCAAAAAAAGTAATAAATGTCGATATGGCAAAAAATGCTTTAAATATAGGAAGAATAAATCATCGTATCAATGATTTGGATACAAAAAAAGTAAAATTTTTTCCATATAATATTTTAAAGTCATGGAGCAGAATAAGAAAAGAAGCTCCTTATGATATTATAATAATTGACCCACCGTCTTTTCAAAAAGGAAGTTTTGCCGCAACAAAAGATTATGAGAAGATAATAAAGAGATTAGATGAATTAGCAAGTGATAACTGCGTAGTTTTATCTTGTCTAAATGCACCTGAACTTGATACAAACTTTATAAAAGAGCTTTTTGCTAAAAATGCACCGAAATTTGCTTTTGTAAAAAGATTATCAAATTTAGATGAATTTCCTTCAAATAATGATGAAAAAAGTTTAAAAAACTTGGTTTTTAAGAGAATAAAGAAATAA